The following coding sequences are from one Candidatus Abyssobacteria bacterium SURF_5 window:
- a CDS encoding TetR/AcrR family transcriptional regulator gives MQRQLRHSKSTRERLIEAAGKLFSEKGFKETTVKDITDVAEANVAAVNYYFRDKESLYEDVMISILEGMRESFPVDKDMDDSQSAESRLQTLVRNLLYRFLDPERPAWQGVLLAHERMAPRPAVLSIINEEIAKTRHLLSVIVRDLLGERATGDHIELCGSSVMGQIMSQAQIHSPQAPPLLRKGTATRDEVEFLARHIANFSLAGILRVRQDIETEKAVG, from the coding sequence ATGCAACGGCAACTGAGGCACAGCAAATCCACGCGAGAAAGGTTGATAGAGGCTGCCGGGAAACTCTTTTCTGAAAAAGGATTTAAAGAGACTACGGTTAAGGATATAACTGACGTTGCAGAAGCCAATGTTGCCGCCGTAAATTATTATTTCCGAGACAAGGAGAGTCTATATGAGGATGTCATGATCTCCATCTTGGAGGGAATGAGAGAGAGTTTCCCGGTCGATAAGGACATGGATGACAGCCAATCCGCCGAATCGCGGCTGCAGACGCTGGTTCGCAATCTGCTTTACAGATTTCTTGATCCGGAACGGCCTGCCTGGCAGGGCGTCCTCCTCGCGCACGAACGGATGGCCCCCCGACCGGCGGTACTCTCCATAATCAATGAGGAGATAGCAAAAACGCGACACCTTTTGTCTGTCATAGTTCGCGATCTTCTTGGAGAGAGAGCCACCGGCGACCATATCGAATTATGCGGTTCGAGCGTCATGGGGCAAATCATGTCGCAGGCCCAAATTCACAGCCCTCAGGCCCCGCCGCTGCTCAGAAAGGGAACTGCCACCAGAGATGAAGTCGAATTCCTGGCGCGGCACATCGCGAACTTCTCATTGGCGGGCATCTTGCGCGTGCGGCAGGATATTGAGACTGAGAAAGCGGTAGGATGA
- a CDS encoding class C beta-lactamase-related serine hydrolase, protein MNKLLKRVLLGLGVVALILAGYVFYFITFKVAPVGAGYKAKMLCSYLFIQNRPIQNILENDLEPFNPLMKLVDVDVDYERKSVTATAFGFVKRRAVFRDCAGCTIIPPSWEAQQVQTPAECIEPEPADPAVVPWPTGDLDATADFPEVDQGKLAAALDREFSEPDPAKPRRARAAVIVYKGKIVGERYAPGFDKDMPMHGWSMTKSITSALIGILKGRGKFSVDDPAPIPEWRKPGVPHRKITVNHLLHMSAGFDFHHDLNPSGQRQQALFGAIDSTAYSTSCALEVEPGSRWEYANANPHSLWKIIRDTVGPDEYPTFPRRALFNKIGMRSALIEPDPYANFVGTSFGWATARDWARFGLLYLNDGLWQGERILPEGWVQYTRTPAPAAKLKHYGALFWLNAGAEEFGAMKPEQKGGRNQPPFPKLPVDAYFAMGHDGQVVAIIPSRDLVVVRLGLSRSSETWDYEGFIADILASIKEA, encoded by the coding sequence ATGAACAAGCTGCTGAAGAGAGTACTTCTGGGGCTCGGCGTGGTGGCCCTGATTCTTGCGGGATATGTCTTTTATTTCATCACTTTTAAAGTCGCTCCTGTCGGCGCGGGATACAAGGCAAAGATGCTGTGTTCTTATCTTTTCATTCAGAACCGGCCCATCCAGAATATCCTTGAAAATGACCTCGAGCCGTTTAATCCGCTGATGAAGTTGGTGGACGTCGACGTCGATTACGAGCGGAAATCGGTAACCGCCACCGCATTCGGTTTCGTCAAGAGACGCGCCGTCTTTCGCGACTGCGCCGGCTGCACGATCATACCACCCTCATGGGAGGCGCAGCAGGTGCAAACTCCGGCTGAATGTATCGAGCCGGAGCCGGCAGATCCCGCGGTCGTGCCCTGGCCGACGGGCGACCTCGATGCAACGGCCGATTTCCCTGAGGTCGATCAAGGGAAGTTAGCGGCTGCGCTCGATCGAGAATTTTCCGAACCCGATCCCGCGAAGCCGCGGCGCGCGCGGGCGGCTGTTATTGTTTATAAAGGGAAAATCGTTGGGGAGCGCTATGCCCCCGGTTTTGACAAGGACATGCCCATGCACGGATGGTCGATGACGAAGAGCATCACGAGCGCTCTCATCGGGATATTGAAAGGCCGGGGAAAATTTTCCGTCGACGATCCGGCTCCTATCCCCGAGTGGCGAAAACCTGGCGTCCCGCATCGAAAGATAACCGTCAATCATTTGCTTCACATGAGCGCCGGCTTCGATTTCCACCACGACCTGAACCCTTCGGGACAGAGACAGCAGGCCTTGTTCGGGGCAATCGATTCGACCGCATACTCGACTTCGTGCGCCCTCGAGGTGGAACCCGGCAGCAGGTGGGAATATGCCAACGCCAATCCCCATTCACTCTGGAAGATTATCCGAGATACCGTCGGGCCCGATGAATATCCGACTTTCCCGCGACGAGCTTTGTTTAACAAGATCGGCATGCGCAGTGCACTGATCGAGCCTGACCCGTATGCTAATTTTGTCGGCACCTCCTTCGGGTGGGCAACCGCCAGGGATTGGGCGCGATTCGGACTTCTGTACCTTAATGACGGCCTCTGGCAAGGCGAACGCATACTTCCCGAGGGATGGGTGCAGTACACGCGAACTCCCGCCCCCGCCGCTAAATTGAAGCACTATGGCGCACTTTTCTGGTTGAATGCGGGCGCAGAAGAATTCGGAGCGATGAAACCCGAACAAAAAGGAGGCAGAAATCAGCCGCCTTTCCCGAAGCTGCCCGTAGATGCTTACTTTGCCATGGGACACGACGGGCAGGTGGTCGCCATCATTCCATCACGCGATCTGGTCGTCGTGCGACTGGGATTGAGCCGGTCATCCGAAACGTGGGATTACGAAGGCTTTATTGCAGATATACTGGCATCAATCAAGGAAGCGTGA
- a CDS encoding ABC transporter ATP-binding protein: MTGTINGGNDQRGRPLIELKRVRKVYGEGQAAMEALCGIDLLISEGEFIAVMGPSGSGKSTCMNILGCLDVPTSGSYLFRGIAVGTLTRNQRALLRRNYLGFVFQGYNLLNRTRALENVEIPLIYRGLRPAERHALAREALAAVGLKGWEKHTPGELSGGQQQRVAIARAIVTSPSILLADEPTGNLDSARSREIMQLLTRFNSERGITIVMVTHSAEMASYAKRIVHFLDGAIENDAQNGGPAGCGGI; the protein is encoded by the coding sequence ATGACGGGAACCATCAACGGGGGGAATGACCAGCGGGGCCGCCCGCTGATCGAGTTGAAGCGTGTGCGCAAAGTGTATGGCGAGGGCCAGGCGGCCATGGAGGCGCTGTGCGGGATCGATCTTCTCATCAGTGAAGGCGAATTCATTGCGGTAATGGGCCCGAGCGGCTCGGGAAAATCCACCTGCATGAACATCCTTGGATGCCTCGATGTTCCGACCTCCGGAAGTTATCTGTTCAGGGGGATAGCAGTAGGAACGTTGACGCGCAACCAGCGCGCGCTTTTACGACGCAACTACCTCGGGTTTGTCTTCCAGGGATACAATCTGCTGAACCGAACCCGTGCGCTCGAGAACGTCGAAATTCCCCTGATCTATCGGGGTCTGCGGCCGGCCGAGCGGCACGCGCTCGCCCGCGAGGCGCTCGCCGCCGTCGGGCTTAAAGGATGGGAGAAGCATACCCCCGGCGAGTTGTCGGGCGGGCAGCAACAGCGGGTTGCCATTGCTCGCGCCATCGTTACCAGTCCGTCGATCCTGCTGGCCGACGAGCCGACGGGAAATCTGGACTCGGCCCGGAGCCGGGAGATCATGCAACTGCTCACCAGGTTCAACAGCGAGCGCGGCATCACGATCGTCATGGTGACACATTCCGCCGAAATGGCCTCATATGCAAAGCGAATTGTCCATTTTCTCGATGGCGCCATTGAAAACGATGCGCAGAATGGAGGGCCTGCCGGATGTGGTGGAATATGA
- a CDS encoding efflux RND transporter periplasmic adaptor subunit, whose amino-acid sequence MKLTERPEQNVAQTLGVGPAQGRARKLKQILIVTALLAAVIFAAVTWRRTSAIARVPKYETLPAQRGDLIVTISATGTLQPTNQVEVGSELSGIIESVEVDDNDTVEVGQVLARLDTEKLTAQVVKFRAALEAARARVLEAKANVVETRSTLQRMKEVWEKTEKRAPSEHDIEIAEAAFQRAQAAEASAVAQVAEAEANLNASETDLTKAAIQSPINGVVLTREVEPGQTVAASLQAPILFMLAEDLAQMELHVDVDEADVGQVKEGQGAVFSVDAYPDMDFHATVSQVRYGSQTVNGVVTYKTTLKVNNSDLLLRPGMTATADITVKNVQNALLAPNAALRFSPPSEEKEAPPATLTGRLLPRPRWGRSRPGDKESQGPKGEKLVWTLKDGNPAAISITVGSTDGSMTEIVSGEIEEGTPLLVGLEEARK is encoded by the coding sequence CTGAAGTTGACAGAGAGACCGGAACAGAATGTCGCGCAGACCTTAGGAGTCGGGCCCGCACAGGGACGCGCGAGAAAACTAAAGCAAATCCTCATTGTGACCGCGCTTTTGGCAGCGGTGATATTCGCGGCAGTCACATGGCGCCGGACCTCCGCGATCGCAAGAGTTCCGAAATATGAGACATTGCCGGCGCAGCGAGGCGATTTGATCGTGACGATAAGCGCAACCGGAACATTGCAGCCGACGAATCAGGTGGAAGTGGGCAGCGAGTTATCGGGCATCATTGAAAGCGTAGAGGTGGATGATAACGACACGGTAGAGGTCGGGCAGGTGCTGGCACGACTGGACACGGAGAAACTGACAGCTCAGGTGGTAAAATTCCGAGCCGCGCTCGAGGCGGCGCGCGCGAGAGTTCTTGAGGCGAAGGCGAATGTCGTGGAAACCCGCAGCACCCTGCAGCGGATGAAAGAGGTGTGGGAGAAAACTGAGAAGCGAGCGCCTTCGGAACATGACATCGAGATTGCAGAGGCCGCATTCCAGCGGGCGCAAGCGGCGGAGGCAAGTGCGGTCGCTCAGGTAGCCGAGGCCGAAGCCAATCTGAATGCATCTGAAACCGATCTCACAAAGGCGGCTATTCAATCGCCGATTAATGGCGTCGTACTTACGCGTGAGGTCGAGCCGGGCCAGACAGTCGCTGCTTCGCTTCAGGCGCCGATTCTGTTCATGCTGGCAGAGGACCTCGCGCAGATGGAACTTCATGTTGACGTGGATGAAGCCGATGTGGGACAGGTGAAAGAGGGGCAGGGCGCCGTTTTTTCGGTGGATGCCTATCCCGATATGGATTTTCATGCCACAGTTTCCCAGGTTCGGTACGGTTCCCAGACCGTCAACGGTGTAGTCACCTACAAGACCACGCTGAAGGTAAATAACTCGGACCTTCTGCTTCGACCGGGAATGACTGCGACCGCCGATATAACCGTCAAAAACGTTCAAAACGCTCTTCTGGCGCCGAACGCGGCGCTTCGCTTCTCACCGCCTTCAGAAGAAAAAGAGGCGCCTCCCGCGACGCTTACGGGAAGGCTTCTTCCGCGCCCGCGGTGGGGGCGTTCCAGGCCGGGTGATAAGGAATCGCAAGGGCCCAAAGGGGAAAAGCTGGTATGGACGCTTAAGGACGGGAACCCCGCGGCCATCTCGATCACTGTGGGGTCGACGGACGGAAGCATGACAGAAATTGTTTCCGGAGAAATTGAGGAGGGAACTCCTCTGCTGGTGGGCCTGGAGGAAGCTCGAAAATGA
- a CDS encoding DUF4126 domain-containing protein: MEALIKLSSVMGLSLTSGVNLYATVAVVGLVSKFNMIKGLPPEFQAFDNDAVIFLAIALYLCEFAVDKIPGFDSLWDSIHTIIRPFGAALVSLTIVGEADPSVEVLTALLGSSLALATHTAKAGTRLVVNTSPEPFSNIALSVAEDVGVVGFSLLVISHPVISLIISLILLILLVWLGPGLWRGALLVLKAIVVRLYTIFSGAAAASPEALPDGIAELVDEEFSKGEPVRATIQGYLRKVKGCGRNRKGYMILTDKRILFVFRKLFRSQVKSWDLSEVEKAKLQKKLLFDILAIKSDGKFFQVIVLKNRSGLARKAHELLSGATGAEDSEAPAGRGEPRPGIVDS; encoded by the coding sequence ATGGAAGCTTTGATAAAGCTCAGCAGTGTAATGGGGCTGTCGCTGACGTCAGGAGTCAATCTTTATGCCACGGTGGCGGTCGTCGGACTTGTCTCAAAGTTCAACATGATAAAAGGTCTGCCGCCGGAGTTTCAGGCATTCGATAATGACGCGGTAATTTTTCTTGCCATTGCTCTCTATCTTTGCGAATTTGCCGTTGACAAGATTCCCGGGTTCGACAGCCTTTGGGACAGCATCCATACAATTATCCGTCCCTTCGGCGCCGCGCTGGTATCGTTGACCATTGTTGGCGAAGCCGATCCGTCTGTTGAAGTGCTTACCGCCTTGTTGGGATCGAGTCTGGCTCTGGCCACGCATACGGCGAAAGCGGGAACCCGATTGGTCGTTAACACGAGTCCTGAACCCTTTTCCAACATAGCTCTCAGTGTTGCGGAGGACGTGGGCGTCGTTGGATTTTCATTGCTGGTGATCTCGCATCCTGTGATTTCCCTGATCATAAGCCTGATACTGTTGATCTTGCTTGTCTGGTTAGGACCGGGCCTATGGCGCGGCGCATTACTGGTTCTGAAGGCGATCGTGGTGAGGCTTTACACGATCTTTTCGGGCGCGGCCGCTGCTTCTCCTGAAGCGCTGCCCGATGGAATTGCGGAATTGGTTGACGAGGAGTTTTCCAAAGGTGAACCGGTCCGTGCCACTATCCAAGGATATCTCCGCAAGGTAAAGGGCTGCGGCAGAAACCGAAAAGGCTACATGATCCTCACGGATAAGAGGATTCTGTTCGTTTTCCGAAAGCTTTTCCGATCTCAGGTAAAATCTTGGGATCTTTCAGAGGTGGAAAAGGCAAAGCTTCAGAAGAAGCTTCTATTTGACATACTTGCGATCAAGAGCGATGGCAAGTTTTTTCAGGTTATTGTCCTCAAGAACAGGAGCGGCCTCGCAAGAAAGGCGCACGAATTACTTTCCGGAGCGACCGGCGCCGAGGATTCGGAAGCGCCGGCGGGACGAGGCGAGCCGCGACCGGGTATCGTCGACAGTTGA
- a CDS encoding enoyl-CoA hydratase/isomerase family protein, producing the protein MAYEHLMVEKSGHVAVVTLNRLDKLNALSIDLMKELQNVVGEFQEDIETRVVIFTGAGKHFSAGRDLQDQRTKLPGQAGILERQRQFHLGPRLIQRLVEMNQITIAAINGGALGGAACIVSALDFRIGADDCFVAYPEVGLGIPLSWVSLPLCVRLIGPARTKRFVILARREKAQTLLDWGFLDEVVPKRDLMKRVGEIAEEYAAMPPIAAQMVKRSVNAISSAIDAAIMHMDSDQVLLSQMTQDFNEGVAAFLEKRKPTFKGE; encoded by the coding sequence ATGGCTTATGAGCATCTGATGGTCGAGAAAAGCGGTCATGTGGCTGTTGTGACTTTGAACCGGCTTGACAAGCTTAACGCTCTCAGTATCGACCTGATGAAAGAACTGCAAAATGTTGTGGGGGAGTTTCAGGAGGACATCGAAACGCGCGTTGTTATCTTCACCGGCGCGGGCAAACATTTCAGCGCCGGCAGAGACCTGCAGGACCAGCGCACGAAGTTGCCGGGACAGGCCGGCATTCTCGAGAGACAGCGGCAGTTTCACCTGGGGCCCCGCTTGATTCAAAGGTTGGTCGAAATGAATCAGATCACCATTGCCGCCATTAACGGCGGCGCACTCGGTGGAGCCGCCTGCATTGTATCAGCGCTCGATTTTCGCATCGGTGCGGATGATTGCTTCGTCGCCTATCCCGAAGTCGGATTGGGAATCCCCTTGAGCTGGGTGAGCCTTCCTCTTTGCGTGAGGTTGATTGGCCCCGCGAGGACCAAACGATTCGTCATTCTTGCGAGGCGAGAAAAAGCACAAACCCTGCTCGATTGGGGTTTCCTCGACGAGGTCGTTCCAAAGAGGGACTTGATGAAGCGCGTGGGCGAAATTGCCGAAGAATATGCCGCAATGCCCCCGATCGCCGCGCAAATGGTCAAGCGCAGCGTGAACGCCATCTCATCGGCAATCGATGCGGCCATTATGCATATGGACTCGGATCAGGTTCTGCTCTCTCAGATGACGCAGGATTTCAATGAGGGCGTCGCGGCCTTCCTGGAGAAGCGAAAGCCGACCTTTAAAGGTGAATGA
- a CDS encoding (Fe-S)-binding protein translates to MRNVSLFVPCLVDLFMPEVGEDCITLLRHLDIHPIYHAEQTCCGQPAITAGYRKQAKEAARHFISVFEHDEAIVCPSGSCVHTVRRHYPDLFADEPRWRSRAEQLAPRVYELSQYLVDVLGVEDIGGVHAAKVAYHASCQLLHGLGVTEQPKKLIRSVDGAQLVEMRGSEKCCGFGGAFAVAYPDISEAMVSEKVAHYLESGADVLVACDPGCLLNIGGYLSRRHSDRKAIHLASFLANAVRNGKV, encoded by the coding sequence ATGAGAAACGTATCGCTGTTCGTTCCGTGCCTGGTCGATCTCTTCATGCCTGAAGTGGGGGAGGACTGCATTACGCTGCTTCGCCACCTCGATATCCACCCCATTTACCATGCGGAGCAAACATGCTGCGGACAACCGGCGATCACGGCCGGCTACCGGAAACAGGCAAAAGAGGCTGCTCGCCATTTTATCAGCGTATTCGAGCACGACGAGGCGATCGTTTGTCCATCAGGTTCCTGCGTGCATACGGTGCGGCGGCATTACCCGGATCTTTTTGCAGACGAGCCGCGGTGGCGCAGCAGAGCTGAACAGCTCGCGCCGCGGGTGTACGAGCTTTCACAATACCTTGTCGATGTCCTGGGAGTCGAAGATATCGGCGGAGTGCACGCAGCGAAAGTCGCCTATCACGCTTCATGTCAGCTTCTGCACGGTCTGGGTGTGACGGAGCAACCGAAAAAGCTGATTCGATCGGTCGATGGAGCGCAACTGGTGGAGATGCGCGGCTCTGAGAAGTGCTGCGGCTTCGGCGGCGCATTTGCAGTCGCGTACCCGGACATTTCCGAAGCCATGGTGAGCGAGAAGGTCGCACATTACCTTGAGAGCGGCGCCGACGTTCTTGTTGCCTGCGACCCGGGATGTCTTCTGAACATCGGCGGCTACCTCAGCCGTCGCCATTCAGACAGGAAAGCTATTCACCTGGCGAGCTTTCTGGCGAATGCGGTAAGGAATGGCAAAGTATGA
- a CDS encoding amino acid transporter, whose product MKETMTAADVAEIMDILENAGIDVWLDGGWAIDALLGKQTRPHEDLDVVVALSQIDKIKSELATEGFSVTEDELPTRLVLKDTRGRQIDFHTVTFDSEGGGVQVLQNGRSYRYPPQGFTAMGEVNGRRMKCLSAEVQAECHYGYEPDEKDWHDMKILRQHFGIKIYSPYL is encoded by the coding sequence TTGAAAGAAACAATGACGGCTGCGGATGTCGCTGAGATCATGGATATTCTCGAAAATGCAGGCATTGACGTGTGGCTCGATGGCGGATGGGCCATTGATGCGCTGCTCGGAAAACAGACGCGCCCGCATGAGGACCTCGATGTGGTTGTTGCCCTCAGTCAAATAGACAAGATAAAAAGTGAGCTGGCGACGGAGGGTTTTTCAGTCACTGAAGATGAATTGCCGACGAGATTAGTCCTGAAGGACACGAGAGGCCGCCAGATAGATTTTCACACGGTTACATTCGATAGCGAGGGCGGAGGAGTGCAAGTACTGCAGAATGGGCGCTCTTACAGATATCCTCCTCAAGGTTTTACGGCGATGGGGGAGGTGAACGGGCGGCGCATGAAATGTTTGAGCGCGGAGGTTCAGGCGGAGTGCCATTATGGATATGAGCCGGATGAGAAGGACTGGCACGATATGAAGATCCTGCGCCAGCACTTCGGTATAAAGATTTATTCTCCTTACTTGTAA
- a CDS encoding FtsX-like permease family protein — protein MWWNMILLASREIRRNVLRSSLTVLGIIIGVAAVITMVTLGDGVTAQVATEISSLGANLLQVHQGQGFRGPGGTRSAERPFDLKDAAAIEEEIRGVIAAAPVASRSLQAIVANDNWSTTVTGSTNAFLIVRNWTLESGRLFNESELRGGKPVCIIGSMVREKLFGPQNPIGSSLRLEKLSCRVVGVLKAKGQSSTGMDQDDFVLIPLRTFQRRIAGNQDVSAILVTAQEGVSTEKVQSDIERLLRERRRISLEDEDDFHLHDMKEIISTMTSTTRMLTALVGAVAAISLLVGGIGIMNIMLVSVTERTREIGTRLAIGALEREVMIQFLVEAVVLSSFGGLIGIILGLSAAAGGAHFLKIPFVFNGGIVTIAFIFSGLVGIVFGYFPARKAARLNPIDALRYE, from the coding sequence ATGTGGTGGAATATGATTCTGCTGGCATCGAGGGAAATTCGCCGCAACGTGTTGCGCTCTTCTCTCACTGTTCTCGGGATCATCATCGGAGTCGCCGCAGTCATTACCATGGTGACGCTGGGCGACGGCGTAACCGCTCAGGTAGCAACTGAGATCTCCAGCCTCGGCGCAAACCTGCTCCAGGTGCACCAGGGGCAGGGATTCCGGGGGCCCGGCGGCACGCGCTCGGCGGAGCGGCCATTCGATTTGAAGGACGCCGCTGCAATCGAGGAGGAAATCCGCGGTGTCATCGCGGCAGCCCCTGTTGCATCCAGATCGCTTCAAGCAATCGTGGCAAACGACAACTGGTCCACCACCGTTACCGGCAGCACGAACGCTTTTCTCATCGTGCGCAACTGGACGCTTGAATCGGGGCGACTATTCAACGAAAGCGAGCTCCGAGGCGGCAAGCCGGTCTGCATAATCGGATCAATGGTTCGGGAGAAATTGTTCGGACCGCAAAATCCGATCGGTTCGTCGTTGCGTCTTGAGAAACTATCATGCCGCGTTGTCGGAGTTCTCAAAGCAAAGGGGCAATCAAGCACGGGAATGGACCAGGATGATTTCGTGCTCATTCCTTTGAGAACGTTCCAGCGGCGCATTGCGGGCAATCAGGACGTCAGCGCCATTCTGGTGACGGCGCAAGAGGGCGTTTCGACGGAAAAAGTGCAGAGTGATATCGAGCGGCTGCTGCGCGAGCGCCGCCGCATCTCGCTGGAGGACGAGGATGATTTTCATTTGCACGACATGAAAGAGATTATCAGTACGATGACGAGCACGACCCGGATGCTTACGGCGCTTGTGGGCGCCGTGGCCGCAATCAGTCTGCTGGTCGGCGGCATCGGTATCATGAACATCATGCTGGTTTCCGTCACGGAAAGAACCCGTGAGATCGGCACGCGGCTGGCCATCGGAGCGCTCGAGCGCGAGGTAATGATACAGTTTCTGGTGGAAGCCGTGGTCCTCTCCTCTTTTGGTGGACTCATCGGGATCATACTCGGGCTTTCGGCGGCGGCCGGCGGCGCCCATTTTCTGAAGATTCCGTTCGTGTTCAATGGAGGAATTGTCACGATTGCCTTCATCTTCTCCGGGCTGGTGGGAATTGTTTTCGGATATTTTCCCGCTCGAAAGGCTGCGCGCCTCAACCCGATCGATGCGCTTCGATATGAGTGA
- a CDS encoding efflux transporter outer membrane subunit, which produces MTKKISAILMVLLITGCAAVGPNYVSPTVSAPDQWSSEPRGGLSGENPDISELAGWWSILNDPILTNLIERASRDNLGLLEAVSRIREARAVVGINRAGLFPSITGGGDRSYSRSSGQTGSGERADFYSTGFDAAWELDIFGGVRRSVEAAVAELEASEADLHDVLVILVSEVALNYINVRTLQARISVSESNLEKQQDTYELVLARFEAGLTSRLDLEEATSNLESTHAQIPPLRVEIEQAKNRIAVLLGDRPGALDDVLSQPEPIPVIPLEVAVGVPADALRRRPDIRRAERRVAAQTARIGVATADLYPRFQLPGSIGLESLSLDTLFRGGSYTYRYGPNFSVPVFTAGSIRQNIVVQDALAEQALLQYETTILTALEEVENALVAYADEQVRRQALLNASEAAARAAELAEMQYAAGLIDFQIVLDAQRSLLAFEEQLARSEGEVVSNLIRLYRALGGGWMPLVSTEG; this is translated from the coding sequence ATGACGAAAAAGATTTCTGCAATCCTGATGGTGTTGTTGATAACGGGATGTGCGGCGGTCGGACCGAATTATGTTTCTCCCACAGTTTCGGCGCCTGATCAATGGAGTTCGGAACCGAGGGGTGGGCTGAGCGGCGAAAATCCCGATATTTCCGAACTGGCCGGTTGGTGGTCGATATTGAATGACCCAATCTTGACGAACCTGATTGAGCGGGCGAGCAGGGACAACCTAGGCCTGCTCGAAGCGGTTTCACGCATTCGAGAAGCCCGTGCGGTCGTGGGCATCAACAGGGCCGGCCTCTTTCCTTCCATTACCGGCGGCGGCGACAGGAGCTACAGCCGCAGCAGCGGGCAGACAGGCAGCGGAGAGAGAGCAGACTTTTATTCGACCGGTTTTGATGCAGCATGGGAATTGGATATTTTTGGAGGTGTGAGGCGTTCGGTCGAGGCGGCTGTGGCAGAGCTCGAGGCGAGCGAGGCCGACCTGCACGACGTGCTGGTGATACTGGTTTCGGAGGTCGCGCTGAATTATATCAACGTGCGCACGCTACAGGCGCGGATATCCGTTTCGGAATCCAATCTCGAGAAGCAGCAGGACACATATGAACTTGTGCTTGCTCGCTTTGAGGCCGGCCTGACGAGCCGACTTGATCTTGAGGAAGCCACGTCTAATCTCGAGAGCACGCACGCTCAGATTCCTCCGCTTCGAGTCGAGATCGAGCAGGCAAAGAACCGGATCGCGGTGTTGCTCGGAGACCGGCCGGGCGCCCTTGATGATGTGTTGTCGCAACCGGAACCTATCCCGGTGATTCCGCTTGAAGTCGCTGTCGGCGTGCCTGCTGACGCTTTAAGGCGCCGGCCCGACATCCGCCGGGCGGAACGGCGGGTAGCCGCGCAAACGGCGCGCATTGGCGTGGCGACGGCCGATCTGTACCCGAGATTCCAATTGCCGGGCTCGATCGGTCTCGAGTCCCTCTCGCTTGATACCCTTTTTCGTGGCGGCAGCTATACGTATCGCTACGGGCCGAATTTCAGCGTGCCCGTTTTCACCGCGGGTAGTATTCGCCAAAATATCGTGGTGCAAGATGCCCTTGCCGAGCAGGCGCTACTGCAATACGAGACTACGATTTTGACAGCGTTGGAGGAGGTCGAGAACGCGCTGGTCGCCTATGCCGATGAGCAGGTTCGCCGTCAGGCTCTGCTCAATGCTTCGGAGGCTGCGGCCCGTGCAGCCGAGCTTGCCGAAATGCAATATGCCGCGGGGTTGATCGACTTTCAGATTGTTCTGGATGCCCAGCGCTCGCTGCTGGCGTTCGAGGAGCAATTGGCCAGAAGCGAGGGCGAGGTGGTATCGAACTTGATCCGTCTCTACCGAGCACTTGGCGGCGGATGGATGCCGCTTGTTTCCACTGAAGGATAA